The genomic stretch GAAAAAGAACACCGTGCAAGCTTGGATCTCCAGGATCGATTCCTACTAAGTGCAAGTTTATAGAGTTCATGCTTTAAGCTCAAAACCTGCCTAGTGGTCCCTTGCCAAATCAAAACCTGCTGCATCAAATCTTTGGAATAAGAACAACCAAAAAACAAATGAGCACGGGTTTCAGCAGCCCGAAGACAAAGCACACACCTGTTAGCAATGAGAACCCCTCTCTTACAAACATTGTCGACAGTAGCAAGGGCATTATGGGCAGCTAGAGTCGTAACAAAAGCATGTTTGGGGAGAACAATGCCATCCAGAATGGGTGCCATCCATCTAAGATCATGATGAGTCCCATGGAAAATAGAGTACACCTCCTGCAATGGTAACTTGCCCCGAGCAGCCCAAGCCTGAAATAGGCGTTTAGCCTCTGCTTCAGAACCTACCTTAGAGATAAATTCATCACGAATGGCCAGGACCTGCTGCCAGATTGGAGAAGAGCATGCAGTGGCAGCAAGTTCCCAACCAGAAGACTGCTTAAAGATGTACTCCCTGGACCATTGAAGCCAGAGGGACGTACAAGAGTGAGTATAAGACCAAAACAGTTCAGCAGGAGCGTTTTATTCCATCCAAGCACTTCTCTAATATCAAACCCACCTTGTATCCTATTCCTGCAAACCTTAGACCAACTAAAGAACACAAGTCTGCGTTTGCCATCAGACCCCCATAAGAATTTCCTACAAACTTTTTCAATTTCAGAAATAACCCCCTTTGGTAGAAGTAAGCACGCACACCAAAAAGATTCAAGGCCAAAAATAGCAGAATTTAGTAGCTGCACCTTGCCAGCATAGGTGAGATGGAGACTAGCCCAATGACCAAGCTTACTCCTGATTTTTGACATTAGAGGTTGGAAAAGATCTTTAGTAAGTCTGGAGGAATGCCCAAATATCTGAATGGAAATTTGCCTTCAACGTATCCAGTTGCCTGAAGAATGTTGCTTTTGACAGTACTCCTTACCCCAGCAAAATAGATGTTAGTCTTGCTAGGGTTAGGAGTGAGGCCAGAATAGCGCGAGAAAGTATCCAAACTATGCTTGACAGCCAAAACTGAGGGGAGGTCTCCTCTTAAAAACACCAATAAGTCGTCAGCAAAAATCAAGTGAGACAGTTCCAACTTTACACACTTAGGATGATGACTGAATTGAGGGACATGCTTCATTTGCTTTAAAAATCTAGTAAGTACCTCCATACAAAGAACAAAGAGCAAGGGGGAGAGAGGGTCCCCTTGCCTAAGCCCTCTTATTCCTTCAAAAAAACCTTCAGTACTACCATTTATTTTGAGGGAAAATCTAGAGCTAGTAACAAGAGTGGAAATCCAGTTACAGAATTTAGAAGGGAGGCCAAATAGAGGCAGGATGTGTTGCAAGAACTTCCAACTCACAGAATCAAAAGCTTTGCTAATATCCACCTTTACCACACACCTAGGGGTTTTATACTTCCTACCATAGCCTCTAACAAGCTCATTTGCAAGCATTGTGTTATCAAAAATTGATCTATCAGCAATAAAGGCAGCCTGCTCAATCCCCACCAGGGAGGGCATAACTCTTTTTAGCCTGGCAATCAGGATCTTACTAATTGTCTTGTATAAGATAGTGCAACAAGAAATGGGTCTGTAATCCAATACAGAGTTTGGGGCATTACCTTTTGGGATTAGGGAGATAAGGGTAGAATTAACCTCTTTTAGCAGCTTACTAGTAGCAAAAAAGTCAAGAATAGCAGCTGTAAATTTCCCCTGAATAATATCCCAGGCATCACGAAAAAAACCAGAGGTGTAACCATCTGGACCCGGGCTCTTGTTGGGGTAAATTGAAAAAAGGGCGGCCTTCACCTCTGCTGGTGTGACAGGATCTAACAGTGAAAGACCCTCAGTAGCACTTAGGCAAGGTCCAAAATGCATAACAGTGTCATCAAAATCCACTACTGGTTCATCAGTACCAAGGAGATCAATGTAGTATTCCAGGAAGGCCTTTGAAATATCACCAAACTCCGTGCAAACATTACCCTTCATCCCCACAACCTTACTAATACTGGAAGAATTCCTTCTAGtagtgaagagttaagaacgataaacacctaagagggggagggggtgaattaggtgtaccttttaaaaattttctctcttacttggttaatgactaacacaagtaagatctattgatacgagtttgagaaacttaatggattgtaagctCACAAACGGTACAAAGAGGTCTATGCAACAAGATGAGAGATCATTTGCACAAAGACCGAGGGCGAGATTAACGTgtaaaagaagaatgataagagaacgtgaaagtaaataaacaaacaagacgatgttttaaagattggttcagctcctactccggagcctacgtccaacgattattttattgcttgtttagaaatttactcaaacttaactaaaccattacaatgaaacaactcgccaacctactccggttgcaattgcttaaagctactccgcttcaagactttctcttgctcaaagctactccgcttcaagacttaaggttctatctcaacggtttctGAGTCGAATCTCaaagtggttcacttaagaacatggagattacaattaagacctaaacacgagaatcattgaacatattcgtttatgcaacagttaagcgaactgatacttggagattttacagctttgaaaaacaattgaagacttttgaaaacagaaaacggttttgcaaatgattgaagaacaaagcttttaatgctgaaaagatttgcaaagtgtttacaatgaatgctctttcaaagtcttgcaataaatgaaaaatgaagtggctatttatagagaaagttagtgtgtaagagaaggatcttaacacTAAATTAATCTAATATTCACAAGTATGTAGTATGCATTCAtcattttaaaaatataaaagaacaatcagATTGAGAGGCTCGAGGTGGCTGTGTTTTTTCCAAAGAGAAAgagtgtttcccataaaatatgggaactcacaattttgcctCAAATAGAAAAAGCATAAGACCCATTTTTGGTATGAaaaacaacttgcacaaatgggattggcatcttttaaattattgtgcaagcatattctttttgttctttttgttcttcagtttgAAATAGTGTTTGTTTTAAACATAGGAAAgctttttaaagaatttcaaacacttgtgaattttccGAAAATTCTCCATTCGTTAGTACCGAAAACCATGGTGCAACAGTCTCGGAACTGCGTTGCACGGTTTTGCCATAACTAATGCGTAAAAGAAATATGTTGAattacctcgtttacaacatttgttctagactatgggcatgcttgacttgtccttcatcttgatcatcttgaacttCTTTGAACAATCATGGGATGCTTCAACTTGCTAAACATTtaactaagaggcaaacaattaaatcataatgaaacttggcatcatcaaccaagtgtgttctaacaaattccccctttgatgatggcaagttttaaatatgtgtgaAGTTCCCCCTAAGCCCATGGTGAGTCGGTCTTTGAACCAAATAATAAGaacatcaattaaacatgatcaaggtgaaTGGGGTTCAACATGCTTGGCCTAAGTAGAACATctaatcatcatagctaagacaaattcacggtgaacgttagccgaagagttgttagttaacacataaacacataatttaactacttccccctcttgacatcatcaagagaaggacataaacatgttcaagtagtacataattaaaccaaagacaaatgttcaaaataagagaaaagaaacaGCCCATAGTTTGCATAAGAATTAAAAACAAAGAGCCAAAAGGATAGGAGGGCAAGGGTAGGTACGGATGCCTTATTCATCATCGGACACATGACCACCAAGAGCTTGCACACGCTCAATAAGATCTTCATTCAAGGTTTTGAGCTCAAAGAACATCTTCCTTAAGAGTCTCATTGTCCACAACCAATTTGGACACCATGTTCATAAGCTTGTCCAACTTACCGAGAACACCACCCATTTCAACAGTTGAACCAACTGTTGCACCGCTTTACCCCTACCCGAGAACTTGCGGGTCAACTTCCCATTGTTGATAGCCAATGTCATTTGAGAAAGCAAGCCCATGGTCATGTCATCACTGAGTTTGTCGATACCGGGGCTACCTTTCATGACAATCTTTCGTTTCATGAAGACAATGGACAACCACATACCATATGGGATCACGGTTTTCTTGTCAAATTTCCCTTTTTGGAGGTCGGGGGCAATCTCATTGATACGATGGAAGATGAGTTGGGGAAAGTTGATGGGACGGCGTTTGTGAATGTGGTGAATGAGGAGCATTTCAAGGAGGGAACATCGTCCCCCTCATCATTATTGCTTGGTAAGATGGCTCGGTGAACAAGGTTAAAGGTGAAACGGTGGGGGCTTGAAGTTCATAGGCATATATGTTGGTGGTGCCATTTTCATTGTCGGGTCGAAGGGTTCTCATGACCTCACTAGCCATAGCTT from Silene latifolia isolate original U9 population chromosome 2, ASM4854445v1, whole genome shotgun sequence encodes the following:
- the LOC141641209 gene encoding uncharacterized protein LOC141641209 translates to MSKIRSKLGHWASLHLTYAGKVQLLNSAIFGLESFWEYIFKQSSGWELAATACSSPIWQQVLAIRDEFISKVGSEAEAKRLFQAWAARGKLPLQEVYSIFHGTHHDLRWMAPILDGIVLPKHAFVTTLAAHNALATVDNVCKRGVLIANRCVLCLRAAETRAHLFFGCSYSKDLMQQVLIWQGTTRQVLSLKHELYKLALSRNRSWRSKLARCSFSAAIYFLWQERNLRVFDGASRDVSTLVKRIKYVVCVRMYAWSNGIFNSQLLQLLLG